In one Fusarium falciforme chromosome 5, complete sequence genomic region, the following are encoded:
- a CDS encoding F-box domain-containing protein, producing MGTIQPSLLGLSAELLFHIIDYVHPSSHLSLALTCSKLHRHSQPILDRHRAAHSIVSDLQPENVLELLRGAETCSVELWHVRELELWGNRSSSEEWRTWDVSVTGLVRLADAEPIESNLGKEEIMGFFSMAKRWWDISEDEFDAARNELETGGDGFLKMLLIASCPRLHSISLRWMAKAVSWSMDSGRWPPGFQSLRNVAIGVLMGMPRVPEEEEDHNPGGLQLEFLDFAAVLNLPAIHSVYIRDLYPDWEDEGDDTPDAVMENYRLEPRSSTIQHIYIDRAQGLQIFYDPFLSVGKDLQTMTLRGLDDWTQCDDTDAIPEALSRNYPDTFRKMTFYRPTGLHGYRCGVYMPDQIGDPFPGMRQLSVGISDIDLLAMAEIDSRPSIEAYVDYWCNGFLPKNLEVIMIWGEPDGEDWLQLDDDVMMDFTDAAIAAVIKAGTYKDLKVIYLDDIERQTETQRPRVCFQKSIAAGREVGVHVYTLTNREDGGYWREFPAAADRFDLKTGPFGERPASWRINRREGVWEDPCCEGCGECEDCLRVYPEHVWKSAAALRAEGSEKLDA from the exons ATGGGGACCATTCAGCccagcctcctcggcctctctGCTGAGCTCCTCTTTCACATCATCGACTAcgtccatccatcgtcgCATCTCTCACTCGCCCTCACCTGCTCCAAGCTCCACCGCCACTCCCAACCAATCCTTGACCGCCACCGCGCTGCCCACAGCATCGTATCCGACCTCCAACCTGAGAATGTGCTCGAGCTTCTGAGGGGTGCTGAGACATGCAGTGTCGAGCTCTGGCATGTGCGGGAGCTGGAACTCTGGGGTAATCGGAGCAGCTCGGAGGAATGGCGAACTTGGGATGTGAGCGTGACAGGTCTGGTACGACTCGCCGACGCAGAGCCTATCGAGTCAAATctaggaaaagaagaaattatgggcttcttctcaatGGCGAAGCGATGGTGGGATATATCCGAGGATGAATTTGACGCTGCAAGGAACGAGCTTGAGACTGGAGGGGACGGTTTCCTCAAGATGCTCCTGATCGCCTCATGTCCCAGACTGCACAGTATCAG CCTCCGATGGATGGCAAAGGCCGTATCATGGAGCATGGACAGCGGGAGGTGGCCGCCAGGCTTCCAGTCCCTACGCAACGTTGCCATCGGCGTCTTGATGGGGATGCCCAGAGtgccagaagaggaagaagatcaCAACCCCGGCGGACTACAATTGGAGTTCCTCGACTTTGCAGCTGTTCTCAACCTTCCTGCCATTCACAGTGTGTACATCAGAGACCTCTATCCAGACTGGgaggacgagggcgacgatACCCCGGATGCCGTGATGGAAAATTACCGCCTCGAACCCCGTTCGTCAACCATCCAGCACATCTACATCGACCGCGCGCAAGGCTTACAAATATTCTACGATCCTTTCCTGAGCGTCGGTAAGGATCTGCAGACTATGACTCTCCGGGGCCTCGATGATTGGACCCAATGTGATGACACGGATGCGATCCCCGAGGCGCTGAGTAGGAACTACCCCGACACGTTCCGGAAGATGACCTTTTACAGGCCGACGGGCCTTCATGGGTACAGGTGCGGCGTCTATATGCCAGACCAGATAGGAGACCCCTTCCCCGGCATGAGACAGTTGTCTGTGGGCATATCCGACATCGACCTGCTAGCCATGGCAGAAATTGACTCGAGGCCAAGCATTGAAGCGTACGTCGACTATTGGTGTAATGGGTTTCTGCCAAAGAACCTCGAGGTCATTATGATCTGGGGAGAGCCGGACGGTGAAGACTGGCTCCAACTGGACGACGATGTCATGATGGACTTTACCGACGCAGCTATCGCGGCCGTGATCAAAGCCGGCACCTACAAGGACCTCAAGGTCATCTACCTCGACGACATCGAAAGGCAGACAGAAACCCAACGCCCAAGGGTATGCTTCCAAAAGTCAATCGCCGCGGGGCGCGAGGTGGGCGTGCACGTCTACACCCTGACAAACAGGGAAGACGGTGGCTATTGGAGGGAGTTTCCTGCAGCTGCAGACAGGTTCGATCTGAAGACGGGGCCATTCGGAGAGAGGCCTGCCTCATGGAGGATCAATCGAAGGGAAGGGGTGTGGGAGGATCCATGTTGCGAAGGATGCGGAGAGTGTGAAGACTGCTTGAGGGTATACCCAGAACACGTTTGGAAGAGTGCCGCAGCTTTAAGAGCTGAGGGCTCAGAGAAGCTGGATGCGTAG
- a CDS encoding Methyltransf-2 domain-containing protein, whose amino-acid sequence MANPKVSKALEEARKLVADLESYEDNPINHQAIIKQTERVRNAFQEPIDLVTRMFEDLSLGGAFHTILGIRAYHAMPEDGSSITAEELARITNVAPTVIHRTYRVAVNHGLFKETAPDTYAHNDLSRALNPKALGSFFMITLEFTRAWIHLPEYLKSHKPDDVFDLTKSPAVYSVGKEHLQKSYYELLEIDPDPERREVWNANMFMVDQLMPVTGMFPFASLKEEVEKDPERPYLVDIGAGRGQSCFAIKKQIDGAFDAKFILQDLPGVIDNLKPEEYPGFELMTYDAFTPQPVKNAHIYFMRRFLHDFYTPVCTEFVKNTASAMGPDSRLIICDMLVPDMVEDHENMDLYWLDFALLCMTGQEKKKADFEQIFEAAGLELVKIYPSDYGRTVMLEAKLKQ is encoded by the exons ATGGCGAATCCCAAAGTGAGCAAGGCCCTTGAGGAGGCCCGGAAGCTTGTTGCCGATCTGGAGTCGTACGAGGACAACCCGATCAACCAccaggccatcatcaagcagaCTGAGCGCGTCCGCAATGCCTTCCAGGAGCCAATCGACCTGGTGACTCGAATGTTCGAGGACCTCAGTTTGGGAGGTGCTTTTCACACCATCCTGGGTATCCGTGCTTACCACGCTATGCCTGAGGATGGTAGCTCCATCACTGCCGAGGAGCTGGCCCGGATCACCAACGTCGCCCCCACGGTTATCCACCGCACCTACCGTGTGGCCGTCAACCACGGACTATTCAAGGAGACGGCTCCAGACACTTATGCCCATAATGACCTCTCTCGTGCCCTCAACCCCAAGGCTCTTGGCTCATTCTTCATGATCACTCTGGAGTTCACCCGTGCCTGGATTCATCTCCCCGAGTACCTCAAGTCGCATAAGCCCGATGATGTCTTTGACCTGACCAAGTCCCCTGCCGTGTATTCGGTCGGAAAGGAGCATCTCCAAAAGTCGTATTACGAGCTGCTCGAGATTGACCCCGATCCGGAACGTCGCGAGGTCTGGAACGCCAACATGTTTATGGTTGATCAACTGATGCCCGTCACCGGAATGTTCCCCTTTGCGTCCCTTaaggaggaggtcgagaaggACCCAGAGCGCCCATATCTCGTCGACATCGGTGCTGGTCGTGGCCAGTCGTGCTTCGCTATCAAGAAGCAGATTGATGGCGCCTTTGATGCCAAGTTTATCCTGCAGGACCTGCCTGGTGTCATTGATAACCTGAAGCCTGAGGAATATCCTGGCTTTGAGCTCATGACCTACGACGCTTTCACGCCGCAGCCTGTTAAGA ACGCCCACATCTATTTCATGCGCCGCTTCCTCCATGACTTTTACACCCCAGTCTGTACCGAGTTTGTCAAGAACACAGCCTCGGCCATGGGCCCCGACTCGCGTCTCATCATCTGCGATATGCTGGTCCCAGACATGGTCGAGGACCACGAGAACATGGACCTGTACTGGCTCGACTTTGCTCTTCTGTGCATGACGGgacaggagaagaagaaggccgattTCGAACAGATAtttgaggctgctggcttGGAGCTCGTCAAGATCTACCCCTCTGATTATGGACGGACAGTGATGCTTGAGGCTAAGCTGAAGCAGTAG
- a CDS encoding Arylacetonitrilase, protein MASPIRVAVTQAEPVYLDLAASVKKACGLIAEAAQNGAKLVAFSECWLPGYPAWIWARPVDFELQTRYIYNSLPLESEAMELIKATAKENSIAVALGFSEQSPSHSIYISQAIISPQGEVVMHRRKIKPTHMERTLFGDGSGADLNNVVEVDFGAEHGKIKVGCFACWEHTQPLLKYHSISQGEVIHISMWPPIDPSAGVDHPGLWSMTADGCQNLSQTYAIESTTYVLHSTSVCTQRGIETLKTQDGLSCRQPGGGHSCVIGPDGRRLTAPLGDGSPDAEGIVYADLDLTKVVATRGFLDIVGHYSRPDLLWLGVDREQKENIMAKQHKPAEQEVVQG, encoded by the exons ATGGCCTCCCCGATTCGAGTTGCCGTTACTCAGGCAGAGCCTGTGTATCTTGACTTGGCGGCCTCGGTCAAGAAGGCTTGCGGACTCATCGCTGAAGCAGCCCAAAATGGGGCTAAGCTCGTCGCCTTCTCCGAGTGCTGGCTTCCGGGGTATCCTGCGTGGATTTG GGCCCGGCCGGTCGATTTTGAGCTTCAGACTCGATACATTTACAACTCTCTGCCGCTAGAGTCTGAGGCAATGGAGTTGATCAAGGCTACTGCCAAGGAAAACTCAATTGCGGTCGCCCTCGGCTTCTCCGAGCAGAGCCCGTCCCACAGCATCTACATCTCTCAAGCCATTATATCTCCCCAGGGAGAAGTAGTGATGCACCGACGAAAGATCAAGCCTACGCACATGGAACGCACACTTTTTGGCGACGGCTCAGGAGCGGACCTGAACAATGTGGTCGAGGTCGACTTTGGGGCTGAGCACGGTAAGATTAAGGTTGGATGCTTCGCCTGCTGGGAGCACACACAGCCACTCTTGAAATATCACAGCATATCGCAGGGCGAGGTAATCCACATTTCCATGTGGCCCCCGATCGATCCGTCAGCCGGCGTCGACCATCCAGGCCTGTGGAGTATGACTGCAGATGGGTGCCAGAACCTGTCGCAGACGTACGCCATTGAGAGCACCACCTATGTGCTTCACAGCACTTCGGTGTGCACTCAGAGGGGCATCGAGACGTTGAAGACTCAGGATGGTCTCTCTTGTCGTCAACCTGGCGGAGGCCATAGCTGTGTTATTGGGCCTGATGGTCGACGTCTGACTGCGCCGCTTGGCGATGGGAGCCCAGACGCAGAAGGGATTGTGTATGCCGACCTTGACCTCACAAAGGTTGTAGCAACTCGAGGCTTTTTGGATATTGTTGGGCACTACAGCAGGCCAGATTTGTTGTGGCTGGGGGTTGACAGAGAACAAAAGGAAAACATCATGGCAAAGCAGCACAAACCCGCTGAGCAGGAAGTTGTACAAGGATAG